The following proteins are encoded in a genomic region of Glycine max cultivar Williams 82 chromosome 18, Glycine_max_v4.0, whole genome shotgun sequence:
- the LOC100803776 gene encoding chromatin remodeling protein SHL isoform X1 gives MFLSWLCGLQHDLNLRQTSYVTRIEWIKADARNTNMKIDVRWYYRSEESIGGHRQFHGSKEVFLSYHFDVQSADTVEARCTVHSSKSYTKLNAIENDDFFYRFEYNSFTGAFNPDRVAMFIAVPWGWCVLW, from the exons ATGTTTTTGAGCTGGCTTTGTGGCCTACAACATGATTTGAACCTCCGACAGACGTCGTACGTGACGAGGATCGAGTGGATCAAAGCCGACGCGCGCAACACCAACATGAAGATTGACGTCCGGTGGTACTACCGGTCGGAGGAGTCAATAGGCGGCCACCGCCAGTTTCACGGCTCCAAGGAGGTTTTCCTCTCCTATCACTTCGATGTTCAGAGCGCCGACACAGTTGAAGCCAGGTGTACGGTCCACAGCTCCAAGAGCTACACGAAGCTCAATGCTATCGAAAACGACGATTTCTTCTATCGTTTTGAGTACAATTCCTTCACCGGCGCCTTCAATCCTGATAGAGTTGCTAT GTTTATAGCAGTGCCTTGGGGTTGGTGCGTTCTATGGTGA
- the LOC100803776 gene encoding chromatin remodeling protein SHL isoform X2, which translates to MFLSWLCGLQHDLNLRQTSYVTRIEWIKADARNTNMKIDVRWYYRSEESIGGHRQFHGSKEVFLSYHFDVQSADTVEARCTVHSSKSYTKLNAIENDDFFYRFEYNSFTGAFNPDRVAMFIAVPWGWCVL; encoded by the exons ATGTTTTTGAGCTGGCTTTGTGGCCTACAACATGATTTGAACCTCCGACAGACGTCGTACGTGACGAGGATCGAGTGGATCAAAGCCGACGCGCGCAACACCAACATGAAGATTGACGTCCGGTGGTACTACCGGTCGGAGGAGTCAATAGGCGGCCACCGCCAGTTTCACGGCTCCAAGGAGGTTTTCCTCTCCTATCACTTCGATGTTCAGAGCGCCGACACAGTTGAAGCCAGGTGTACGGTCCACAGCTCCAAGAGCTACACGAAGCTCAATGCTATCGAAAACGACGATTTCTTCTATCGTTTTGAGTACAATTCCTTCACCGGCGCCTTCAATCCTGATAGAGTTGCTAT GTTTATAGCAGTGCCTTGGGGTTGGTGCGTTCTATG
- the LOC100803776 gene encoding pyrophosphate-energized vacuolar membrane proton pump isoform X3: MGFLLAANGLLVLYIAINLFKIYYGDDWGGLFEAITGYGLGGSSMALFGRVVDGGIYTKVADVGVDLVRKVERNIPEDDPRNLAVYSSALGLVRSMMLV, from the exons ATGGGTTTTCTCCTTGCTGCAAATGGTCTTTTGGTTCTTTACATTGCCATCAACTTGTTCAAGATTTACTATGGTGATGATTGGGGTGGTCTTTTTGAGGCCATCACTGGTTATGGTCTTGGTGGGTCTTCTATGGCTTTGTTTGGAAGAGTAGTTGATGGAGGTATCTATACTAAGGTTGCTGATGTTGGTGTTGATCTTGTCCGAAAGGTTGAAAGAAACATCCCCGAAGATGATCCAAGAAATCTAGCT GTTTATAGCAGTGCCTTGGGGTTGGTGCGTTCTATG ATGTTGGTTTGA